From one Micromonospora siamensis genomic stretch:
- a CDS encoding dicarboxylate/amino acid:cation symporter, producing the protein MRKIPFSVQILLGLVLGVALGFVARANDLSWLTTTLDTVGGLFVQLLKLAVPPLVFTAIVVSVVSLRGVANAARLAVRTLLWFGITALIAVTVGIGLGLLVDPGRGVSLNVAGAEAPTKTGSWTDFLTGIVPTNPVGAFVDNNVLQIVFLALVVGAAALLIGEAAEPFVTLNRSVLAIVQKALWWVIRLAPIGTLGLIGNAVASYGWDLLAPLAKFTTAVYVGCAIVLLVVYPVVLLAAGRLNPLRFYAGAWPAIELAFVSRSSVGTMPVTQRSVERLGVPREYASFAVPFGATTKMDGCAAIYPALAAIFVAQVFGVQLGVGDYLLIAFVSVVGSAATAGLTGALVMLTLTLSTLGLPLAGAGLLLAIDPILDMIRTATNVAGQALVPTIVAAREGTLDRAAYDTAGKRDLIEPDPADRPAERLEPVPA; encoded by the coding sequence CTGCGCAAGATCCCCTTCTCCGTTCAGATCCTCCTCGGCCTCGTGCTCGGCGTGGCCCTCGGCTTCGTTGCCCGGGCCAACGACCTGAGCTGGCTCACCACCACCCTCGACACGGTCGGCGGACTCTTCGTCCAGCTGCTCAAGCTGGCCGTCCCGCCCCTGGTCTTCACCGCCATCGTGGTCAGCGTGGTCAGCCTGCGCGGCGTCGCCAACGCCGCCCGGCTGGCGGTCAGGACGCTGCTCTGGTTCGGCATCACCGCGCTGATCGCGGTGACCGTCGGCATCGGCCTCGGCCTGCTGGTCGACCCGGGCCGCGGGGTCAGCCTGAACGTGGCCGGCGCCGAGGCGCCCACCAAGACCGGCTCGTGGACCGACTTCCTCACCGGGATCGTCCCGACCAACCCGGTCGGCGCGTTCGTCGACAACAACGTGCTCCAGATCGTCTTCCTGGCCCTGGTGGTCGGCGCCGCCGCGCTGCTGATCGGCGAGGCCGCCGAGCCGTTCGTCACCCTGAACCGCTCGGTGCTGGCCATCGTGCAGAAGGCGCTGTGGTGGGTGATCCGGCTCGCCCCGATCGGCACGCTGGGTCTGATCGGGAACGCCGTCGCCTCGTACGGCTGGGACCTGCTGGCCCCGCTCGCCAAGTTCACCACCGCCGTCTACGTCGGCTGCGCGATCGTGCTGCTCGTCGTCTACCCGGTGGTGCTGCTGGCCGCCGGCCGGCTCAACCCGCTGCGCTTCTACGCCGGCGCCTGGCCCGCCATCGAGCTGGCCTTCGTCTCCCGCTCCTCGGTGGGCACCATGCCGGTGACCCAGCGTTCCGTCGAGCGGCTCGGCGTCCCCCGCGAGTACGCCTCCTTCGCCGTGCCGTTCGGCGCCACCACGAAGATGGACGGCTGCGCCGCGATCTACCCGGCGCTGGCGGCGATCTTCGTGGCGCAGGTCTTCGGCGTCCAGCTGGGCGTCGGCGACTACCTGCTGATCGCCTTCGTCTCGGTGGTCGGCTCCGCGGCGACCGCCGGCCTGACCGGCGCGCTGGTGATGCTGACCCTGACCCTGAGCACGCTGGGCCTGCCGCTGGCCGGCGCCGGCCTGCTGCTGGCCATCGACCCGATCCTCGACATGATCCGCACCGCGACCAACGTCGCCGGGCAGGCGCTGGTGCCGACCATCGTCGCCGCCCGGGAGGGCACCCTGGACCGGGCCGCGTACGACACGGCCGGCAAGCGCGACCTGATCGAGCCGGACCCGGCGGACCGCCCGGCGGAGCGGCTGGAGCCGGTCCCCGCCTGA
- a CDS encoding NADH:flavin oxidoreductase/NADH oxidase has protein sequence MSALFSPLTLRGVTLPNRVAMAPMCQYSAGPDGLPTDWHRVHLGSRAVGGVGLIVTEATAVVPEGRISPQDTGLWSGAHVDAWRPITRFLAEHGAVPAVQLAHAGFKASTHRPWDAQRGGVADTEGGWTPVGPGTEPFVPDYRRPTALDERGIAAVVAAFATAASRALDAGFAAVEIHAAHGYLLHEFLSPLTNHRGDGYGGDRAGRMRLTLEVARAVRAAVGEDVPVLTRISATDWVEGGWTVEDSVVLAGELAAAGVDLVDTSSGGAAATATVPVGPGYQVPLAARIRREAGVLTGAVGLIVEPEQAEQIVAAGEADLVLLGRELLRDPYWPNRAAAKLTATPTWPNQYTRAH, from the coding sequence ATGAGTGCCCTGTTCTCCCCGCTCACCCTGCGCGGTGTCACCCTGCCCAACCGGGTCGCCATGGCCCCGATGTGCCAGTACAGCGCCGGTCCCGACGGCCTGCCCACCGACTGGCACCGCGTCCACCTCGGCTCCCGGGCCGTCGGCGGGGTCGGTCTGATCGTCACCGAGGCGACCGCCGTGGTGCCCGAGGGCCGGATCAGCCCGCAGGACACCGGCCTCTGGTCCGGCGCGCACGTCGACGCCTGGCGGCCGATCACCCGCTTCCTCGCCGAGCACGGCGCGGTGCCGGCCGTGCAGCTGGCCCACGCCGGTTTCAAGGCCTCCACCCACCGCCCCTGGGACGCGCAGCGCGGCGGGGTGGCCGACACCGAGGGCGGCTGGACCCCGGTCGGTCCGGGCACCGAGCCGTTCGTGCCCGACTACCGGCGGCCCACCGCGCTGGACGAGCGCGGCATCGCCGCCGTGGTGGCCGCGTTCGCCACCGCCGCCAGCCGGGCGCTGGACGCCGGCTTCGCCGCCGTGGAGATCCACGCCGCGCACGGCTACCTGCTGCACGAGTTCCTGTCACCGCTGACCAACCACCGTGGCGACGGCTACGGCGGCGACCGGGCCGGGCGGATGCGGCTCACCCTGGAGGTGGCCCGCGCCGTCCGGGCGGCCGTCGGGGAGGACGTGCCGGTGCTGACCCGGATCTCCGCCACCGACTGGGTCGAGGGCGGCTGGACCGTCGAGGACAGCGTGGTGCTGGCCGGGGAACTCGCCGCGGCCGGCGTCGACCTGGTCGACACCTCGTCCGGCGGCGCCGCGGCCACGGCGACCGTCCCGGTCGGCCCCGGCTACCAGGTGCCGCTCGCCGCCCGGATCCGCCGGGAGGCGGGGGTGCTGACCGGTGCGGTCGGGCTGATCGTCGAGCCGGAGCAGGCGGAGCAGATCGTCGCCGCCGGGGAGGCCGACCTGGTCCTGCTCGGCCGCGAACTGCTGCGCGACCCCTACTGGCCCAACCGCGCCGCCGCCAAGCTGACCGCCACCCCCACCTGGCCCAACCAGTACACCCGCGCCCACTGA